From the genome of Pseudomonas sp. Teo4, one region includes:
- a CDS encoding AEC family transporter, with product MLHLLLTTLVPIILLIALGTFLRVRGFLAETFWPGAERLSYYVLLPSLFLHGLATANLDGVPVMGMVGVLMLSTVLGALLLVLYQGAANHDGADFTSVFQGGVRFNNYIGATLAAGIYGSAGIALAAVANAAIVPLVNLLCVLVFARFSARHSSPAKVLRAIFANPLIVGCAGGLLLRVSGLGLPAGIEPTIKALGQAALPLGLLCVGAALGGARLGQQVRPLVAASAFKFLVMPLTTWGLCRLLGLGGQAAVVAVLFQALPTASSSYVMARQMGGNAPLMATIIALQTVAGAVTLPLMLTLTLS from the coding sequence ATGCTCCATCTGCTGCTCACTACCCTGGTCCCGATCATCCTGCTGATTGCCCTGGGCACCTTCCTGCGCGTACGCGGCTTTCTGGCGGAAACGTTCTGGCCCGGCGCGGAACGCCTCAGTTACTACGTGCTGTTGCCATCGCTGTTCCTCCACGGCCTGGCCACCGCCAACCTCGACGGCGTACCGGTAATGGGCATGGTCGGCGTGCTGATGCTGTCCACCGTGCTGGGCGCACTGCTGCTGGTGCTTTACCAGGGCGCGGCGAACCATGACGGGGCCGACTTTACCTCGGTGTTTCAGGGCGGTGTGCGCTTCAACAATTACATAGGGGCGACACTGGCGGCCGGCATTTACGGCAGCGCGGGCATTGCCTTGGCGGCAGTGGCCAACGCGGCGATCGTGCCTCTGGTGAACCTGCTGTGCGTGCTGGTGTTCGCCCGTTTCAGCGCCCGCCACAGCTCGCCGGCCAAGGTGCTGCGGGCGATCTTCGCCAACCCGCTGATCGTCGGCTGCGCCGGCGGGCTGTTGCTGCGCGTCAGTGGCCTGGGCCTGCCCGCAGGCATCGAGCCGACCATCAAAGCCTTGGGCCAAGCCGCCCTGCCCCTGGGTTTGCTGTGCGTGGGCGCAGCCTTGGGCGGCGCACGTCTGGGCCAGCAAGTGCGCCCGCTGGTCGCCGCATCGGCGTTCAAATTCCTGGTCATGCCGCTCACCACCTGGGGGCTGTGCCGGTTGCTGGGGTTGGGCGGCCAGGCGGCGGTGGTGGCGGTGTTGTTCCAGGCACTGCCCACCGCTTCGTCGTCCTACGTGATGGCCCGGCAAATGGGCGGCAACGCACCGCTGATGGCCACCATCATCGCCCTGCAAACCGTGGCCGGTGCCGTGACCCTGCCGTTGATGCTCACGCTCACCTTGAGTTGA
- a CDS encoding LysR family transcriptional regulator: MSLKALRTLVTIARHGTFARAADLLSLTPSAVSLHIKTLEDELQVALFDRSRRQVALTEAGQLAVARAEAILAAYDELADTLASGPSLRGRLRLGAIHTVLARRLPKALVWIKAHHPQLHISVASGMSAELARRVEDGELDAAITTEPVSPYPQNLDYTPLFEDRFWAIASPDLAGQSLPQLLASQPFLRFDKRAWAGRQIEQELRRQHLQVSEQMELDSQEALARMAVMGLGVAIVPMADDDLQRLPPATCLPFGEPQLKRRVVLLEHEKSQRRHLSAVLKTALEA; encoded by the coding sequence GTGTCTCTTAAAGCCCTGCGCACCTTGGTGACCATCGCCCGTCACGGCACCTTTGCCCGCGCCGCCGATCTGCTCAGCCTCACCCCATCTGCAGTGAGCCTGCACATCAAGACACTGGAGGACGAACTGCAGGTAGCGCTGTTCGACCGCAGTCGCCGCCAGGTGGCCCTGACCGAAGCCGGACAACTGGCCGTCGCCCGCGCCGAGGCGATACTCGCTGCCTATGACGAGCTGGCCGATACCCTGGCCAGCGGCCCGAGCCTGCGTGGCCGTTTACGCCTGGGCGCAATCCATACAGTGCTGGCCAGGCGTTTGCCCAAGGCGCTGGTGTGGATCAAGGCTCACCACCCACAGCTGCATATCAGCGTGGCCTCGGGCATGTCGGCGGAACTGGCAAGGCGTGTGGAGGATGGCGAGCTGGACGCGGCGATCACCACCGAGCCGGTCAGCCCCTACCCGCAAAACCTGGACTACACCCCATTGTTCGAAGACCGATTCTGGGCCATCGCCAGCCCCGACCTGGCCGGGCAGAGCCTGCCGCAGCTACTGGCCAGCCAGCCGTTCCTGCGTTTCGACAAACGTGCCTGGGCCGGCCGGCAGATCGAACAGGAGCTGCGTCGCCAGCACTTGCAGGTGAGCGAGCAAATGGAGCTGGACAGCCAGGAGGCCCTGGCACGCATGGCAGTGATGGGCTTGGGCGTTGCCATCGTGCCCATGGCCGACGATGACCTGCAACGTTTGCCACCCGCAACTTGCCTGCCCTTTGGCGAACCGCAGCTGAAGCGGCGAGTGGTGCTGCTTGAACATGAGAAAAGCCAGCGCAGGCATTTGAGTGCCGTGCTGAAGACGGCCCTGGAGGCTTGA
- a CDS encoding methyl-accepting chemotaxis protein: protein MEQQYRQVDQVATASHEMSATAQDVARSAAQAAQAAREADQATREGLAVIDRTTQSIDTLAADMSTAMAEVEGLAQNSEKIGSVLEVIRSIAEQTNLLALNAAIEAARAGEAGRGFAVVADEVRNLAQRTQESVEETRQVIEALQAGTREVVGAMDNSHRQAQGGVEQVGQAVTALQRIGQAVTVITDMNLQIASAAEEQSAVAEEINSNVATIRDVTESLSGQANESARVSQSLNSLANQQQALMDQFRV, encoded by the coding sequence ATGGAGCAGCAGTACCGTCAGGTCGACCAGGTTGCCACCGCTTCCCACGAGATGAGCGCCACCGCCCAGGATGTCGCCCGTAGCGCGGCCCAGGCAGCACAGGCCGCACGCGAAGCCGACCAGGCTACCCGCGAGGGCCTGGCAGTGATTGACCGCACCACCCAGAGCATCGATACCTTGGCCGCCGACATGAGCACCGCCATGGCCGAAGTCGAAGGCCTGGCGCAGAACAGCGAGAAGATCGGCTCGGTGCTGGAGGTGATCCGCTCGATCGCCGAACAGACCAACCTGCTCGCCCTCAACGCCGCCATCGAGGCCGCTCGTGCCGGTGAAGCCGGCCGTGGCTTTGCCGTGGTCGCCGACGAGGTGCGCAACCTGGCGCAACGCACCCAGGAGTCGGTGGAGGAAACCCGTCAGGTGATCGAAGCCCTGCAAGCCGGCACCCGCGAAGTGGTCGGCGCCATGGACAACAGCCACCGCCAGGCCCAGGGTGGTGTCGAGCAGGTCGGCCAGGCCGTGACTGCATTGCAGCGTATTGGCCAGGCCGTGACGGTGATTACCGACATGAACCTGCAGATCGCCTCGGCGGCCGAGGAGCAGAGCGCGGTGGCCGAAGAGATCAACAGCAACGTGGCGACCATTCGCGATGTGACCGAGTCGCTGTCGGGACAGGCCAATGAGTCGGCGCGGGTCAGCCAGTCGCTGAACAGCCTGGCCAACCAGCAGCAAGCACTGATGGATCAGTTCCGGGTCTGA